In Papio anubis isolate 15944 chromosome 17, Panubis1.0, whole genome shotgun sequence, the following are encoded in one genomic region:
- the STRADA gene encoding STE20-related kinase adapter protein alpha isoform X1 codes for MSFLVSKPERIRRWVSEKFIVEGLRDLELFGEQPPGDTRRKTNDASSESIASFSKQEVMNSFLPEGGCYELLTVIGKGFEDLMTVNLARYKPTGEYVTVRRINLEACSNEMVTFLQGELHVSKLFNHPNIVPYRATFIADNELWVVTSFMAYGSAKDLICTHFMDGMNELAIAYILQGVLKALDYIHHMGYVHRSVKASHILISLDGKVYLSGLRSNLSMISHGQRQRVVHDFPKYSVKVLPWLSPEVLQQNLQGYDAKSDIYSVGITACELANGHVPFKDMPATQMLLEKLNGTVPCLLDTSTIPAEELTMSPSRSVANSGLSDSLTTSTPRPSNGDSPSHPYHRTFSPYFHHFVEQCLQRNPDARPSASTLLNHSFFKQIKRRASEALPELLRPVTPITNFESSQSQDHSGIFGLVTNLEELEVDDWEF; via the exons ATGTCGTTTCTTGTAAGTAAACCAGAGCGAATCAGG CGGTGGGTCTCGGAAAAGTTCATTGTTGAGGGCTTAAGAGATTTGGAACTATTTGGAG AGCAGCCTCCGGGTGACACTCGGAGAAAA accaATGATGCGAGCTCAGAGTCAATAGCATCCTTCTCTAAACAGGAGGTCATGAATAGCTTTCTGCCAGAGGGAGGGTGTTACGAGCTGCTCACTGTGATAG gCAAAGGATTTGAGGACCTGATGACTGTGAATCTAGCGAGGTACAAACCAACGGGAGAGTATGTGACTGTACGGAGGATTAACCTAGAAGCTTGTTCCAATGAGATGGTAACATTCTTGCAG GGCGAGCTGCATGTCTCCAAACTCTTCAACCATCCTAATATTGTGCCATATCGAGCCACTTTTATTGCAGACAATGAGCTGTGGGTTGTCACATCATTCATGGCATATG GTTCTGCAAAGGATCTCATCTGTACACACTTCATGGATGGCATGAATGAGCTGGCGATCGCTTACATTCTGCAGGGGGTCCTGAAGGCCCTCGACTACATCCACCACATGGGCTATGTACACAG gAGTGTCAAAGCCAGCCACATCCTGATCTCTCTGGATGGGAAGGTCTACCTGTCTGGTTTGCGCAGCAACCTCAGCATGATAAGCCATGGGCAGCGGCAGCGAGTGGTCCACGATTTTCCAAAGTACAGTGTCAAGGTTCTGCCGTGGCTCAGCCCCGAGGTCCTCCAGCAG AATCTCCAGGGTTATGATGCCAAATCTGACATCTACAGTGTGGGAATCACAGCCTGTGAACTGGCAAACGGCCACGTCCCCTTTAAGGATATGCCTGCCACCCAG ATGCTGCTAGAGAAACTAAACGGCACAGTGCCCTGCCTGTTGGATACCAGCACCATCCCTGCCGAGGAGCTGACCATGAGCCCTTCGCGCTCAGTGGCCAactctggcctgagtgacagCCTGACCACCAGCACCCCACGGCCCTCCAATGGCGACTCGCCTTCCCACCCCTACCACCGAACCTTCTCCCCCTACTTCCACCACTTTGTGGAGCAGTGCCTTCAGCGCAACCCGGATGCCAG GCCCAGTGCCAGCACCCTCCTGAACCACTCTTTCTTCAAGCAG ATCAAGCGACGTGCCTCAGAGGCTTTGCCTGAATTGCTTCGTCCTGTCACCCCCATCACCAATTTTGAGAGCAGCCAGTCTCAGGACCATAGTGGAATCTTTGGCCTGGTAACAAACCTGGAAGAGCTGGAGGTGGATGATTGGGAGTTCTGA
- the STRADA gene encoding STE20-related kinase adapter protein alpha isoform X6, producing the protein MNSFLPEGGCYELLTVIGKGFEDLMTVNLARYKPTGEYVTVRRINLEACSNEMVTFLQGELHVSKLFNHPNIVPYRATFIADNELWVVTSFMAYGSAKDLICTHFMDGMNELAIAYILQGVLKALDYIHHMGYVHRSVKASHILISLDGKVYLSGLRSNLSMISHGQRQRVVHDFPKYSVKVLPWLSPEVLQQNLQGYDAKSDIYSVGITACELANGHVPFKDMPATQMLLEKLNGTVPCLLDTSTIPAEELTMSPSRSVANSGLSDSLTTSTPRPSNGDSPSHPYHRTFSPYFHHFVEQCLQRNPDARPSASTLLNHSFFKQIKRRASEALPELLRPVTPITNFESSQSQDHSGIFGLVTNLEELEVDDWEF; encoded by the exons ATGAATAGCTTTCTGCCAGAGGGAGGGTGTTACGAGCTGCTCACTGTGATAG gCAAAGGATTTGAGGACCTGATGACTGTGAATCTAGCGAGGTACAAACCAACGGGAGAGTATGTGACTGTACGGAGGATTAACCTAGAAGCTTGTTCCAATGAGATGGTAACATTCTTGCAG GGCGAGCTGCATGTCTCCAAACTCTTCAACCATCCTAATATTGTGCCATATCGAGCCACTTTTATTGCAGACAATGAGCTGTGGGTTGTCACATCATTCATGGCATATG GTTCTGCAAAGGATCTCATCTGTACACACTTCATGGATGGCATGAATGAGCTGGCGATCGCTTACATTCTGCAGGGGGTCCTGAAGGCCCTCGACTACATCCACCACATGGGCTATGTACACAG gAGTGTCAAAGCCAGCCACATCCTGATCTCTCTGGATGGGAAGGTCTACCTGTCTGGTTTGCGCAGCAACCTCAGCATGATAAGCCATGGGCAGCGGCAGCGAGTGGTCCACGATTTTCCAAAGTACAGTGTCAAGGTTCTGCCGTGGCTCAGCCCCGAGGTCCTCCAGCAG AATCTCCAGGGTTATGATGCCAAATCTGACATCTACAGTGTGGGAATCACAGCCTGTGAACTGGCAAACGGCCACGTCCCCTTTAAGGATATGCCTGCCACCCAG ATGCTGCTAGAGAAACTAAACGGCACAGTGCCCTGCCTGTTGGATACCAGCACCATCCCTGCCGAGGAGCTGACCATGAGCCCTTCGCGCTCAGTGGCCAactctggcctgagtgacagCCTGACCACCAGCACCCCACGGCCCTCCAATGGCGACTCGCCTTCCCACCCCTACCACCGAACCTTCTCCCCCTACTTCCACCACTTTGTGGAGCAGTGCCTTCAGCGCAACCCGGATGCCAG GCCCAGTGCCAGCACCCTCCTGAACCACTCTTTCTTCAAGCAG ATCAAGCGACGTGCCTCAGAGGCTTTGCCTGAATTGCTTCGTCCTGTCACCCCCATCACCAATTTTGAGAGCAGCCAGTCTCAGGACCATAGTGGAATCTTTGGCCTGGTAACAAACCTGGAAGAGCTGGAGGTGGATGATTGGGAGTTCTGA
- the STRADA gene encoding STE20-related kinase adapter protein alpha isoform X5: protein MSFLTNDASSESIASFSKQEVMNSFLPEGGCYELLTVIGKGFEDLMTVNLARYKPTGEYVTVRRINLEACSNEMVTFLQGELHVSKLFNHPNIVPYRATFIADNELWVVTSFMAYGSAKDLICTHFMDGMNELAIAYILQGVLKALDYIHHMGYVHRSVKASHILISLDGKVYLSGLRSNLSMISHGQRQRVVHDFPKYSVKVLPWLSPEVLQQNLQGYDAKSDIYSVGITACELANGHVPFKDMPATQMLLEKLNGTVPCLLDTSTIPAEELTMSPSRSVANSGLSDSLTTSTPRPSNGDSPSHPYHRTFSPYFHHFVEQCLQRNPDARPSASTLLNHSFFKQIKRRASEALPELLRPVTPITNFESSQSQDHSGIFGLVTNLEELEVDDWEF, encoded by the exons ATGTCGTTTCTT accaATGATGCGAGCTCAGAGTCAATAGCATCCTTCTCTAAACAGGAGGTCATGAATAGCTTTCTGCCAGAGGGAGGGTGTTACGAGCTGCTCACTGTGATAG gCAAAGGATTTGAGGACCTGATGACTGTGAATCTAGCGAGGTACAAACCAACGGGAGAGTATGTGACTGTACGGAGGATTAACCTAGAAGCTTGTTCCAATGAGATGGTAACATTCTTGCAG GGCGAGCTGCATGTCTCCAAACTCTTCAACCATCCTAATATTGTGCCATATCGAGCCACTTTTATTGCAGACAATGAGCTGTGGGTTGTCACATCATTCATGGCATATG GTTCTGCAAAGGATCTCATCTGTACACACTTCATGGATGGCATGAATGAGCTGGCGATCGCTTACATTCTGCAGGGGGTCCTGAAGGCCCTCGACTACATCCACCACATGGGCTATGTACACAG gAGTGTCAAAGCCAGCCACATCCTGATCTCTCTGGATGGGAAGGTCTACCTGTCTGGTTTGCGCAGCAACCTCAGCATGATAAGCCATGGGCAGCGGCAGCGAGTGGTCCACGATTTTCCAAAGTACAGTGTCAAGGTTCTGCCGTGGCTCAGCCCCGAGGTCCTCCAGCAG AATCTCCAGGGTTATGATGCCAAATCTGACATCTACAGTGTGGGAATCACAGCCTGTGAACTGGCAAACGGCCACGTCCCCTTTAAGGATATGCCTGCCACCCAG ATGCTGCTAGAGAAACTAAACGGCACAGTGCCCTGCCTGTTGGATACCAGCACCATCCCTGCCGAGGAGCTGACCATGAGCCCTTCGCGCTCAGTGGCCAactctggcctgagtgacagCCTGACCACCAGCACCCCACGGCCCTCCAATGGCGACTCGCCTTCCCACCCCTACCACCGAACCTTCTCCCCCTACTTCCACCACTTTGTGGAGCAGTGCCTTCAGCGCAACCCGGATGCCAG GCCCAGTGCCAGCACCCTCCTGAACCACTCTTTCTTCAAGCAG ATCAAGCGACGTGCCTCAGAGGCTTTGCCTGAATTGCTTCGTCCTGTCACCCCCATCACCAATTTTGAGAGCAGCCAGTCTCAGGACCATAGTGGAATCTTTGGCCTGGTAACAAACCTGGAAGAGCTGGAGGTGGATGATTGGGAGTTCTGA
- the STRADA gene encoding STE20-related kinase adapter protein alpha isoform X4, which yields MSFLVSKPERIRTNDASSESIASFSKQEVMNSFLPEGGCYELLTVIGKGFEDLMTVNLARYKPTGEYVTVRRINLEACSNEMVTFLQGELHVSKLFNHPNIVPYRATFIADNELWVVTSFMAYGSAKDLICTHFMDGMNELAIAYILQGVLKALDYIHHMGYVHRSVKASHILISLDGKVYLSGLRSNLSMISHGQRQRVVHDFPKYSVKVLPWLSPEVLQQNLQGYDAKSDIYSVGITACELANGHVPFKDMPATQMLLEKLNGTVPCLLDTSTIPAEELTMSPSRSVANSGLSDSLTTSTPRPSNGDSPSHPYHRTFSPYFHHFVEQCLQRNPDARPSASTLLNHSFFKQIKRRASEALPELLRPVTPITNFESSQSQDHSGIFGLVTNLEELEVDDWEF from the exons ATGTCGTTTCTTGTAAGTAAACCAGAGCGAATCAGG accaATGATGCGAGCTCAGAGTCAATAGCATCCTTCTCTAAACAGGAGGTCATGAATAGCTTTCTGCCAGAGGGAGGGTGTTACGAGCTGCTCACTGTGATAG gCAAAGGATTTGAGGACCTGATGACTGTGAATCTAGCGAGGTACAAACCAACGGGAGAGTATGTGACTGTACGGAGGATTAACCTAGAAGCTTGTTCCAATGAGATGGTAACATTCTTGCAG GGCGAGCTGCATGTCTCCAAACTCTTCAACCATCCTAATATTGTGCCATATCGAGCCACTTTTATTGCAGACAATGAGCTGTGGGTTGTCACATCATTCATGGCATATG GTTCTGCAAAGGATCTCATCTGTACACACTTCATGGATGGCATGAATGAGCTGGCGATCGCTTACATTCTGCAGGGGGTCCTGAAGGCCCTCGACTACATCCACCACATGGGCTATGTACACAG gAGTGTCAAAGCCAGCCACATCCTGATCTCTCTGGATGGGAAGGTCTACCTGTCTGGTTTGCGCAGCAACCTCAGCATGATAAGCCATGGGCAGCGGCAGCGAGTGGTCCACGATTTTCCAAAGTACAGTGTCAAGGTTCTGCCGTGGCTCAGCCCCGAGGTCCTCCAGCAG AATCTCCAGGGTTATGATGCCAAATCTGACATCTACAGTGTGGGAATCACAGCCTGTGAACTGGCAAACGGCCACGTCCCCTTTAAGGATATGCCTGCCACCCAG ATGCTGCTAGAGAAACTAAACGGCACAGTGCCCTGCCTGTTGGATACCAGCACCATCCCTGCCGAGGAGCTGACCATGAGCCCTTCGCGCTCAGTGGCCAactctggcctgagtgacagCCTGACCACCAGCACCCCACGGCCCTCCAATGGCGACTCGCCTTCCCACCCCTACCACCGAACCTTCTCCCCCTACTTCCACCACTTTGTGGAGCAGTGCCTTCAGCGCAACCCGGATGCCAG GCCCAGTGCCAGCACCCTCCTGAACCACTCTTTCTTCAAGCAG ATCAAGCGACGTGCCTCAGAGGCTTTGCCTGAATTGCTTCGTCCTGTCACCCCCATCACCAATTTTGAGAGCAGCCAGTCTCAGGACCATAGTGGAATCTTTGGCCTGGTAACAAACCTGGAAGAGCTGGAGGTGGATGATTGGGAGTTCTGA
- the STRADA gene encoding STE20-related kinase adapter protein alpha isoform X2: MSFLRWVSEKFIVEGLRDLELFGEQPPGDTRRKTNDASSESIASFSKQEVMNSFLPEGGCYELLTVIGKGFEDLMTVNLARYKPTGEYVTVRRINLEACSNEMVTFLQGELHVSKLFNHPNIVPYRATFIADNELWVVTSFMAYGSAKDLICTHFMDGMNELAIAYILQGVLKALDYIHHMGYVHRSVKASHILISLDGKVYLSGLRSNLSMISHGQRQRVVHDFPKYSVKVLPWLSPEVLQQNLQGYDAKSDIYSVGITACELANGHVPFKDMPATQMLLEKLNGTVPCLLDTSTIPAEELTMSPSRSVANSGLSDSLTTSTPRPSNGDSPSHPYHRTFSPYFHHFVEQCLQRNPDARPSASTLLNHSFFKQIKRRASEALPELLRPVTPITNFESSQSQDHSGIFGLVTNLEELEVDDWEF; the protein is encoded by the exons ATGTCGTTTCTT CGGTGGGTCTCGGAAAAGTTCATTGTTGAGGGCTTAAGAGATTTGGAACTATTTGGAG AGCAGCCTCCGGGTGACACTCGGAGAAAA accaATGATGCGAGCTCAGAGTCAATAGCATCCTTCTCTAAACAGGAGGTCATGAATAGCTTTCTGCCAGAGGGAGGGTGTTACGAGCTGCTCACTGTGATAG gCAAAGGATTTGAGGACCTGATGACTGTGAATCTAGCGAGGTACAAACCAACGGGAGAGTATGTGACTGTACGGAGGATTAACCTAGAAGCTTGTTCCAATGAGATGGTAACATTCTTGCAG GGCGAGCTGCATGTCTCCAAACTCTTCAACCATCCTAATATTGTGCCATATCGAGCCACTTTTATTGCAGACAATGAGCTGTGGGTTGTCACATCATTCATGGCATATG GTTCTGCAAAGGATCTCATCTGTACACACTTCATGGATGGCATGAATGAGCTGGCGATCGCTTACATTCTGCAGGGGGTCCTGAAGGCCCTCGACTACATCCACCACATGGGCTATGTACACAG gAGTGTCAAAGCCAGCCACATCCTGATCTCTCTGGATGGGAAGGTCTACCTGTCTGGTTTGCGCAGCAACCTCAGCATGATAAGCCATGGGCAGCGGCAGCGAGTGGTCCACGATTTTCCAAAGTACAGTGTCAAGGTTCTGCCGTGGCTCAGCCCCGAGGTCCTCCAGCAG AATCTCCAGGGTTATGATGCCAAATCTGACATCTACAGTGTGGGAATCACAGCCTGTGAACTGGCAAACGGCCACGTCCCCTTTAAGGATATGCCTGCCACCCAG ATGCTGCTAGAGAAACTAAACGGCACAGTGCCCTGCCTGTTGGATACCAGCACCATCCCTGCCGAGGAGCTGACCATGAGCCCTTCGCGCTCAGTGGCCAactctggcctgagtgacagCCTGACCACCAGCACCCCACGGCCCTCCAATGGCGACTCGCCTTCCCACCCCTACCACCGAACCTTCTCCCCCTACTTCCACCACTTTGTGGAGCAGTGCCTTCAGCGCAACCCGGATGCCAG GCCCAGTGCCAGCACCCTCCTGAACCACTCTTTCTTCAAGCAG ATCAAGCGACGTGCCTCAGAGGCTTTGCCTGAATTGCTTCGTCCTGTCACCCCCATCACCAATTTTGAGAGCAGCCAGTCTCAGGACCATAGTGGAATCTTTGGCCTGGTAACAAACCTGGAAGAGCTGGAGGTGGATGATTGGGAGTTCTGA
- the STRADA gene encoding STE20-related kinase adapter protein alpha isoform X3, producing the protein MSFLVSKPERIRRWVSEKFIVEGLRDLELFGEQPPGDTRRKTNDASSESIASFSKQEVMNSFLPEGGCYELLTVIGKGFEDLMTVNLARYKPTGEYVTVRRINLEACSNEMVTFLQGELHVSKLFNHPNIVPYRATFIADNELWVVTSFMAYGSAKDLICTHFMDGMNELAIAYILQGVLKALDYIHHMGYVHRSVKASHILISLDGKVYLSGLRSNLSMISHGQRQRVVHDFPKYSVKVLPWLSPEVLQQNLQGYDAKSDIYSVGITACELANGHVPFKDMPATQMLLEKLNGTVPCLLDTSTIPAEELTMSPSRSVANSGLSDSLTTSTPRPSNGDSPSHPYHRTFSPYFHHFVEQCLQRNPDARSSDVPQRLCLNCFVLSPPSPILRAASLRTIVESLAW; encoded by the exons ATGTCGTTTCTTGTAAGTAAACCAGAGCGAATCAGG CGGTGGGTCTCGGAAAAGTTCATTGTTGAGGGCTTAAGAGATTTGGAACTATTTGGAG AGCAGCCTCCGGGTGACACTCGGAGAAAA accaATGATGCGAGCTCAGAGTCAATAGCATCCTTCTCTAAACAGGAGGTCATGAATAGCTTTCTGCCAGAGGGAGGGTGTTACGAGCTGCTCACTGTGATAG gCAAAGGATTTGAGGACCTGATGACTGTGAATCTAGCGAGGTACAAACCAACGGGAGAGTATGTGACTGTACGGAGGATTAACCTAGAAGCTTGTTCCAATGAGATGGTAACATTCTTGCAG GGCGAGCTGCATGTCTCCAAACTCTTCAACCATCCTAATATTGTGCCATATCGAGCCACTTTTATTGCAGACAATGAGCTGTGGGTTGTCACATCATTCATGGCATATG GTTCTGCAAAGGATCTCATCTGTACACACTTCATGGATGGCATGAATGAGCTGGCGATCGCTTACATTCTGCAGGGGGTCCTGAAGGCCCTCGACTACATCCACCACATGGGCTATGTACACAG gAGTGTCAAAGCCAGCCACATCCTGATCTCTCTGGATGGGAAGGTCTACCTGTCTGGTTTGCGCAGCAACCTCAGCATGATAAGCCATGGGCAGCGGCAGCGAGTGGTCCACGATTTTCCAAAGTACAGTGTCAAGGTTCTGCCGTGGCTCAGCCCCGAGGTCCTCCAGCAG AATCTCCAGGGTTATGATGCCAAATCTGACATCTACAGTGTGGGAATCACAGCCTGTGAACTGGCAAACGGCCACGTCCCCTTTAAGGATATGCCTGCCACCCAG ATGCTGCTAGAGAAACTAAACGGCACAGTGCCCTGCCTGTTGGATACCAGCACCATCCCTGCCGAGGAGCTGACCATGAGCCCTTCGCGCTCAGTGGCCAactctggcctgagtgacagCCTGACCACCAGCACCCCACGGCCCTCCAATGGCGACTCGCCTTCCCACCCCTACCACCGAACCTTCTCCCCCTACTTCCACCACTTTGTGGAGCAGTGCCTTCAGCGCAACCCGGATGCCAG ATCAAGCGACGTGCCTCAGAGGCTTTGCCTGAATTGCTTCGTCCTGTCACCCCCATCACCAATTTTGAGAGCAGCCAGTCTCAGGACCATAGTGGAATCTTTGGCCTGGTAA